A single Bifidobacterium asteroides DNA region contains:
- the pepN gene encoding aminopeptidase N, whose product MPGANLTRVEAEERAVVVSNVSYKVNLDLTKGPATFPSTALIDFDARPGESTFVDLIADQVSLIELNGQRLDPAVAFRDDRIELNDLREHNQLRVEALCRYSRTGEGLHRSVDPSDGNVYLYSQFEVPDARRVYAVFDQPDIKAVFDFTVDAPASWTVLSNMPPASHQDLDSRTAEGTLEGGRTEGVTRWVFQTTPVMSSYLTAFAAGPYAQWTSEYQNEDGRTIPMGLYCRQALKDSLDGDAEYLFDVTKKGFAFYAKTWDLPFPWAKYDQIFVPEYNAGAMENIGLVTFRDSYVFESKATGAQINRRVETVLHELAHMWFGDLVTMKWWNDLWLNESFAEFMSTLATAEATEWTDDWATFCSGEKSWALTEDQLPTTHPVVAPIRDLHDTEVNFDGITYAKGGSVLKQLVAYVGRERFFQGIHNYLTAHAHGNATLKDLLTELEKTSGRDLGNWSRLWLEEAGITTLTSQVQTDGQGIITAMRIDQTAPEEHPVLRPHRLAVGFYDEDQSGKVVRTDRFELDLEGQGAEVPQAVGKKRPALILINDDDLTYAKLRLDQDSLEYATQNLYRIEDRLARAVVWLSLWDMTRDAQFPAERFISLSLKALATEHQSTTFRYALSQISTAAHHFTASRRRQPMLQLVAGTLWDLAMKAQPGSDEQFQLVRAYLGYGDDADFEDHARGLLNGDLKLEGLTIDNNTRWLIIHALSAHDLLADGEIDRELAAKDTTENREFAMGARAARPTAGAKSWAWDQALHNEDLTNSQIEALADGFSGSGDQELFAPYVDRFFAAVDEVWAQKTFHIAETLLNPLSAGGLYPAKADPAALVKAGDAWLADHAEAPKALRGMIIQNTESSRRILKVREYNERLR is encoded by the coding sequence ATGCCCGGAGCCAATCTGACTCGTGTGGAAGCCGAAGAGCGAGCCGTCGTCGTATCCAATGTCAGCTACAAGGTCAATCTGGACCTGACCAAGGGGCCTGCCACCTTCCCCTCAACCGCCCTGATCGACTTTGATGCCCGGCCGGGGGAGTCCACCTTTGTGGATCTGATCGCCGACCAGGTCAGCCTGATCGAGCTCAACGGCCAGCGTCTGGACCCGGCCGTGGCCTTCCGGGACGACCGGATTGAGCTTAACGACCTGCGCGAGCACAACCAGCTGCGGGTGGAGGCTCTCTGCCGCTATTCGCGCACAGGCGAGGGTCTGCATCGCAGCGTGGACCCCTCGGATGGCAACGTCTACCTCTACTCCCAGTTCGAGGTGCCCGACGCCCGCCGGGTCTACGCGGTCTTCGACCAGCCGGACATCAAGGCCGTCTTCGACTTCACCGTGGACGCCCCGGCATCCTGGACGGTCCTGTCCAACATGCCTCCCGCCTCCCATCAGGACCTGGACAGCCGCACCGCCGAGGGAACCCTGGAGGGCGGCCGCACCGAGGGCGTGACCCGCTGGGTCTTCCAGACCACCCCGGTCATGAGCTCCTACCTGACCGCCTTCGCCGCCGGACCCTATGCCCAGTGGACCAGCGAGTATCAGAACGAGGATGGGCGGACCATCCCCATGGGCCTGTACTGCCGCCAGGCGCTGAAGGACTCCCTTGACGGGGATGCCGAGTACCTCTTCGATGTGACCAAGAAGGGCTTCGCCTTCTACGCCAAGACCTGGGACCTGCCCTTCCCCTGGGCCAAGTACGACCAGATCTTCGTGCCCGAATACAATGCGGGCGCCATGGAGAACATCGGCCTGGTCACCTTCCGCGACTCCTACGTCTTCGAGTCCAAGGCCACCGGCGCCCAGATCAACCGCCGCGTGGAGACCGTCCTGCACGAGCTGGCCCACATGTGGTTCGGCGACCTGGTGACCATGAAGTGGTGGAACGACCTGTGGCTGAACGAGTCCTTCGCCGAGTTCATGTCAACCCTGGCCACCGCCGAGGCCACCGAGTGGACCGACGACTGGGCCACCTTCTGCTCCGGCGAGAAGAGCTGGGCCCTGACCGAGGACCAGCTGCCTACCACCCACCCCGTGGTGGCCCCCATCCGCGACCTGCATGACACCGAGGTCAACTTCGACGGCATCACCTATGCCAAGGGCGGTTCCGTCTTGAAGCAGCTGGTTGCCTATGTGGGCCGTGAGCGCTTCTTCCAGGGCATCCACAACTATCTGACGGCTCATGCCCACGGCAACGCCACCCTGAAGGATCTGCTGACCGAGCTGGAGAAGACCAGCGGCCGCGACCTGGGCAACTGGTCCCGGCTCTGGCTTGAGGAGGCCGGCATCACCACGCTGACCAGCCAGGTGCAGACCGATGGGCAGGGGATCATCACCGCCATGCGGATCGATCAGACCGCTCCCGAGGAGCATCCGGTCCTGCGCCCGCATCGCCTGGCTGTGGGCTTCTATGACGAGGACCAGTCCGGCAAGGTGGTGCGTACAGACCGGTTCGAGCTGGATCTGGAGGGGCAGGGAGCCGAAGTGCCCCAGGCTGTGGGCAAGAAACGTCCGGCCCTGATCCTGATCAACGACGACGACCTTACCTATGCCAAGCTGCGCCTGGACCAGGACTCCTTGGAGTATGCCACGCAGAACCTATACAGGATCGAGGACCGCCTGGCCCGTGCCGTGGTCTGGCTCAGCTTGTGGGACATGACCCGGGATGCGCAGTTCCCTGCTGAGCGTTTCATCAGCCTGAGCCTGAAGGCCCTGGCCACCGAGCACCAGTCCACCACCTTCCGCTACGCCCTGTCTCAGATTTCCACGGCCGCCCACCACTTCACCGCCTCCCGTCGTCGTCAGCCCATGCTGCAGCTGGTGGCCGGCACCCTCTGGGATCTGGCCATGAAGGCCCAGCCCGGTTCGGACGAGCAGTTCCAGCTGGTCCGCGCCTACCTGGGTTACGGGGACGACGCCGACTTCGAGGATCACGCCCGCGGTCTGCTGAACGGCGACCTGAAGCTGGAGGGGCTGACCATCGACAACAACACCCGTTGGCTGATCATCCACGCCCTGTCCGCCCACGACCTGCTGGCTGACGGCGAGATCGACCGGGAGCTGGCGGCGAAAGACACCACGGAGAACCGCGAGTTCGCCATGGGCGCCCGGGCCGCCCGCCCGACGGCTGGGGCCAAGTCCTGGGCCTGGGATCAGGCCCTGCACAACGAGGATCTGACCAACTCGCAGATCGAGGCTCTGGCCGACGGCTTCTCCGGCTCGGGGGACCAGGAGCTCTTCGCACCCTACGTGGATCGCTTCTTCGCAGCCGTGGACGAGGTCTGGGCCCAGAAGACCTTCCACATCGCGGAGACCCTGCTCAACCCCCTGTCGGCAGGCGGGCTCTACCCGGCCAAGGCCGACCCGGCCGCCCTGGTCAAGGCGGGCGACGCCTGGCTGGCCGACCACGCCGAGGCCCCCAAGGCCCTGCGCGGGATGATCATCCAGAACACGGAGTCCTCCAGGCGCATCCTCAAGGTCCGCGAATACAACGAGCGTCTGCGCTGA
- a CDS encoding SOS response-associated peptidase, whose protein sequence is MCGRFAADLDYSSLAEHYGARQAPGLPKPSWNISPGSAIALVAQDRHGQRHLHTARWNLVPSWSDSDQMAYPTHNARVESALTKRTYADSARSQRAIIPASGYYEWTPDHHPYYFQAPDGHTLSIAGLYSWWRARPGQPWLLTATILTTQATPEAARVHDRMPLLITDENLDSWLDPGMEGKEILPKAVEPGRHASGTLTMHPVAPLKGDGPELTEDIALDQRVKKI, encoded by the coding sequence ATGTGTGGACGATTCGCGGCTGACCTAGACTACTCCAGCCTGGCCGAGCACTATGGTGCCCGGCAGGCTCCGGGACTGCCCAAGCCCTCATGGAACATCAGTCCCGGATCGGCCATCGCCCTGGTGGCCCAGGACCGACATGGACAGCGGCACCTGCATACGGCCCGCTGGAATCTGGTCCCCTCCTGGTCGGACAGCGATCAGATGGCCTACCCCACCCACAACGCCCGAGTGGAGAGCGCCCTGACCAAGCGGACCTACGCGGACTCAGCCAGGAGTCAGAGGGCCATCATTCCGGCCAGCGGCTACTACGAGTGGACACCTGACCACCATCCCTACTACTTCCAGGCTCCCGACGGCCACACCCTGAGCATCGCCGGCCTCTACTCCTGGTGGCGTGCCAGACCTGGCCAGCCCTGGCTGCTGACGGCCACCATCCTGACGACACAAGCCACGCCGGAGGCCGCCCGGGTGCACGATCGGATGCCTCTGCTGATCACTGATGAAAACCTGGACTCCTGGCTGGATCCAGGCATGGAGGGCAAGGAAATCCTGCCCAAGGCTGTGGAGCCTGGCCGTCATGCCTCTGGGACACTGACCATGCACCCGGTGGCGCCCCTGAAGGGTGATGGACCGGAACTGACTGAGGATATAGCTCTGGATCAGAGGGTCAAGAAAATTTAG
- a CDS encoding Zn-dependent alcohol dehydrogenase, translating into MPQKIKASIAYGIGKGFAQPEEIIIDDPIGAEVLVDVQASGLCHSDLHLVEDDDKFFPFPAVIGHEISGIVEAVGPEVSGIKVGDHVVASLEQVCGHCANCLKGQPQSCTQQQECVRGAGEKPRLSFPDGRPITQAFGVGGFAEKALVHENQLAVVNNQVKWDEAACIGCATITGAGAAINTAHVRPGDTVAVIGTGGIGLNIISGARICGAKRIIAIDLLDNKLEFARKFGATDVINSKNEDPVAKVRELTNGGVDKAFEAIGLPVTMKQAWDILGVGGTAYPIGLAKPDATISLEINPADLLVHQRGFKGVWMGSTNIKHDIPMYADFAVDGRLNMHDIVSQHIKLSQIDEAYKQLVNGEVIRSVITEFD; encoded by the coding sequence ATGCCTCAGAAGATCAAGGCGTCGATTGCTTACGGCATCGGCAAGGGATTCGCCCAGCCCGAGGAGATTATCATTGATGACCCCATCGGCGCGGAGGTCCTGGTGGACGTGCAGGCCTCGGGTCTGTGCCATTCGGATCTGCATCTGGTCGAGGATGACGACAAGTTCTTCCCATTCCCGGCTGTGATCGGCCATGAGATCTCGGGCATCGTCGAGGCTGTGGGCCCCGAGGTGTCCGGCATCAAGGTTGGCGACCACGTGGTGGCCTCCTTGGAGCAGGTCTGCGGACACTGCGCCAACTGCCTCAAGGGCCAGCCTCAGTCCTGCACCCAGCAGCAGGAGTGTGTGCGTGGCGCGGGTGAGAAGCCCCGTCTGTCCTTCCCCGACGGCCGGCCCATCACCCAGGCTTTCGGCGTCGGCGGCTTCGCCGAGAAGGCACTGGTCCACGAGAACCAGCTGGCCGTGGTCAACAACCAGGTCAAGTGGGATGAGGCAGCCTGCATCGGCTGCGCCACCATCACCGGAGCAGGAGCAGCCATCAACACCGCCCATGTGCGCCCCGGCGATACCGTGGCCGTGATCGGCACCGGCGGCATCGGTCTGAACATCATCTCGGGAGCCCGGATTTGCGGCGCCAAGCGGATCATCGCCATCGACCTGCTGGACAACAAGCTGGAGTTCGCCCGTAAGTTCGGCGCCACCGACGTCATCAACTCCAAGAACGAGGATCCCGTGGCCAAGGTGCGTGAGCTGACCAACGGCGGCGTGGACAAGGCCTTCGAGGCCATCGGTCTGCCCGTCACCATGAAGCAGGCCTGGGACATACTGGGGGTGGGCGGCACCGCTTACCCGATCGGACTGGCCAAGCCGGATGCCACAATCTCTCTGGAGATCAACCCGGCCGACCTGCTGGTTCATCAGCGCGGCTTCAAGGGTGTGTGGATGGGCTCCACCAACATCAAGCACGACATCCCCATGTATGCCGACTTCGCTGTGGACGGGCGGCTGAACATGCATGACATCGTCAGCCAGCACATCAAGCTGAGCCAGATCGACGAGGCCTACAAGCAGCTGGTCAACGGCGAGGTCATCCGTTCGGTCATCACCGAATTCGACTGA
- the glmM gene encoding phosphoglucosamine mutase → MPRLFGTDGVRGLANRDLTAQLALDLGDAAVRVLGRGADRSAGRRRALIGRDTRVSGDFLASALAAGMSSGGFDVIDVGIIPTPGIAYLTSVLNVEMGAVISASHNPMPDNGIKFFARGGFKLQDSKEDDIEAVLGQDWERPVGEGVGRVSHDTVTATNMYIDHLVEAVAPVAPDKTQTKPLDGLRIVADCANGATSVVAPEALRRAGADVVVINASPDGYNINKHAGSTHPEQLQAMVQASDAVMGVAFDGDADRCLAVDEEGHMVNGDQIMGILARAKQREGKLANDTLVVTVMSNLGLKLALKQMGIVTVQTAVGDRYVLEEMLRGGYTLGGEQSGHVINREFATTGDGTLTALTLAKEVVRSGKSLKELAADFPQLPQQLINVSGVDKNAARTNAKVQDAVEAEERMLGSTGRVLLRPSGTEPLVRVMVEAATQEQADQVCQRLASVVADELAI, encoded by the coding sequence ATGCCCAGATTATTCGGTACCGATGGTGTACGCGGTTTAGCCAATAGAGACCTGACTGCACAGCTGGCCCTGGATCTGGGCGATGCAGCGGTCCGTGTCCTAGGTCGTGGCGCGGATCGGTCCGCTGGTCGCCGACGGGCCTTGATTGGCCGCGACACCCGGGTCTCCGGGGACTTTCTGGCCTCGGCCTTGGCTGCCGGCATGTCATCGGGCGGCTTCGACGTGATCGACGTTGGCATCATCCCTACTCCGGGCATCGCCTACCTGACCAGCGTGCTCAATGTGGAGATGGGGGCGGTCATCTCCGCCTCCCACAACCCCATGCCCGACAACGGCATCAAGTTCTTCGCCCGGGGCGGGTTCAAGCTCCAGGATTCCAAGGAGGACGACATCGAAGCGGTCCTGGGCCAGGACTGGGAGCGTCCGGTGGGCGAGGGCGTGGGCCGCGTCTCCCATGACACAGTGACCGCCACCAATATGTACATCGACCACCTTGTTGAAGCAGTTGCCCCTGTCGCCCCCGACAAGACCCAGACCAAGCCCTTGGACGGTCTGCGGATCGTGGCCGACTGCGCCAACGGAGCCACCTCGGTGGTCGCTCCCGAGGCCCTGCGCCGGGCCGGGGCGGACGTGGTGGTCATCAACGCCTCGCCCGACGGCTACAACATCAACAAGCACGCCGGATCCACCCACCCCGAGCAGCTGCAGGCCATGGTCCAGGCCTCGGATGCGGTCATGGGCGTGGCCTTCGACGGGGATGCCGACCGCTGTCTGGCCGTGGACGAAGAGGGTCACATGGTCAACGGCGATCAGATCATGGGCATCCTGGCCCGCGCCAAGCAGCGCGAGGGCAAGCTGGCCAACGACACCCTGGTGGTCACTGTCATGAGCAATCTGGGGCTCAAGCTGGCCCTGAAGCAGATGGGAATCGTCACCGTGCAGACGGCTGTGGGCGACCGCTACGTCCTGGAGGAGATGCTGCGCGGGGGCTACACCCTGGGCGGCGAGCAGTCCGGGCACGTCATCAACCGGGAGTTCGCCACCACCGGCGACGGGACCCTGACAGCCCTGACTTTGGCCAAGGAGGTCGTGCGCTCGGGCAAGAGCCTCAAGGAGCTGGCCGCTGACTTCCCCCAGCTGCCCCAGCAGCTGATCAACGTGTCCGGTGTGGACAAGAACGCGGCCCGTACCAACGCCAAGGTCCAGGATGCGGTCGAGGCGGAGGAGCGGATGCTGGGCAGCACCGGCCGGGTCCTGCTGCGGCCATCGGGCACCGAACCCCTGGTCAGGGTCATGGTCGAGGCGGCCACCCAGGAGCAGGCCGACCAGGTCTGCCAGCGGCTGGCATCGGTCGTGGCCGACGAGCTGGCCATCTGA
- a CDS encoding alpha/beta hydrolase: MSNDAEMTVTDEERELLEGWTEVDGDLEGCSPDMVRAVLGSRLTFGRMDAPRSRHWQVPEGVDCFNDIAYVDDGLRAHKLDLYLPHDALLRNGRVTPVYIDIHGGGFMYGYKELNRNFCTHLAQRGFAVFSVNYRLIPSTDFMGQLGDVLTALTWIKHHLDEYPVSPDRIFLTGDSAGGTLALYTLAVESDDQFAQRLGLKPAGLRPRGAALVSGLLDLTPYLSVNPEDFHPTGSPTDALTMVAPSFFRSFAQAGGDQVADLTTMVDMVHLPPVFLNTSADDFLQGDALKMAEILCRKGRDFELHDLRPNRLQTLGHVYPVAMTWLEESRQALDQIHDFSYDLI; encoded by the coding sequence ATGAGCAACGATGCAGAGATGACGGTAACCGACGAGGAGCGCGAACTGCTAGAGGGCTGGACCGAGGTCGACGGCGACCTGGAGGGCTGCAGTCCGGATATGGTTCGGGCCGTTCTGGGCTCCCGGCTGACCTTCGGGCGCATGGATGCTCCCCGTTCCCGTCACTGGCAGGTGCCCGAGGGGGTGGACTGCTTCAACGACATCGCCTATGTGGACGACGGTTTGCGCGCCCACAAGCTGGATCTGTACCTGCCTCATGATGCCCTGCTGCGCAACGGCAGGGTGACCCCGGTCTACATCGATATCCACGGCGGCGGGTTCATGTACGGCTACAAGGAGCTCAACCGGAACTTCTGCACCCACCTGGCCCAACGTGGCTTCGCGGTCTTCTCCGTCAACTACCGGCTGATCCCCAGCACGGACTTCATGGGCCAGCTGGGCGACGTGCTGACGGCCCTGACCTGGATAAAGCACCATCTGGACGAGTATCCTGTCTCGCCCGACCGGATCTTTCTGACGGGAGACTCGGCCGGAGGCACCCTGGCCCTTTATACGTTGGCCGTCGAGTCCGATGATCAATTCGCGCAAAGGCTGGGGCTGAAGCCTGCCGGTCTGCGGCCCCGTGGCGCTGCCTTGGTTTCAGGCCTGCTCGATCTGACTCCTTACTTATCGGTGAATCCGGAAGACTTCCATCCGACTGGTTCACCCACCGATGCCTTGACCATGGTTGCTCCATCCTTCTTCAGAAGCTTCGCGCAGGCTGGGGGCGATCAGGTGGCAGACCTGACGACGATGGTCGACATGGTTCACCTGCCGCCGGTATTCCTGAACACCAGCGCCGACGACTTCCTGCAGGGCGACGCGCTCAAGATGGCCGAGATCCTGTGCAGGAAGGGCCGCGACTTCGAGCTGCACGACCTGAGGCCCAACCGTCTGCAGACCCTGGGACACGTCTATCCGGTGGCCATGACCTGGCTGGAGGAGAGCCGGCAGGCCCTGGACCAGATCCACGATTTCTCCTACGACCTGATTTGA
- a CDS encoding glycerate kinase: MKIIIAPDSFKGSLTAKEAAKAIERGLRRSPLKAEMVLVPMADGGEGTVQSLVDATGGHMIQTQVTGPLGQTVTASYGILGDGHTAAIEMAAASGIQFVNEQTRDPMVTTTYGTGELISKALNQGAQEIIVGLGGSATNDGGAGMAQALGARLLDAEGRELPRGGAALARLDRIDISGLDPRLARTRIRLASDVTNPLTGPEGASAVFGPQKGADPSMIATLDAALAHYAAVIRKDLHREVETKPGAGAAGGLGAGFLAFTPAVMASGINIVVETTRLKELARGADLCFTGEGGIDFQTGFGKTPMGTAQAVKESSPSCKVIALAGSVRAGTEELYKLGIDAIFSISPGAVSLEDAMAKAADNLAAVAENIGRLLA; this comes from the coding sequence ATGAAAATCATCATCGCACCCGACTCCTTCAAGGGCAGCCTGACCGCCAAGGAGGCTGCAAAGGCCATCGAACGTGGGTTGAGACGCAGCCCCCTCAAGGCCGAAATGGTCCTTGTGCCCATGGCCGACGGCGGCGAGGGGACGGTCCAGTCCCTGGTCGATGCCACCGGAGGCCATATGATCCAGACCCAGGTCACCGGACCCCTAGGCCAGACCGTCACCGCCAGTTACGGCATCCTGGGCGACGGACATACGGCCGCCATCGAGATGGCTGCGGCCAGCGGCATCCAGTTCGTCAACGAACAGACCCGCGACCCGATGGTCACCACCACCTACGGTACAGGCGAGTTGATCAGCAAGGCCCTGAACCAGGGCGCACAGGAGATCATCGTCGGTCTGGGCGGCTCGGCCACTAACGACGGCGGCGCCGGCATGGCCCAGGCCCTGGGTGCCCGGCTCCTGGATGCCGAGGGACGTGAGCTGCCCCGGGGAGGAGCAGCACTGGCCCGGCTGGATCGGATTGACATCTCCGGACTGGATCCCAGACTGGCCCGCACCCGAATTCGTCTGGCCTCAGACGTAACCAATCCCCTGACCGGCCCCGAAGGAGCCTCGGCCGTCTTCGGCCCGCAAAAGGGAGCAGACCCGTCCATGATCGCCACGCTGGATGCGGCCTTGGCTCACTATGCAGCCGTCATTCGCAAGGACCTGCACCGGGAGGTGGAAACCAAACCAGGCGCGGGGGCCGCCGGAGGTCTGGGTGCAGGATTCCTGGCCTTCACTCCTGCCGTCATGGCCTCGGGCATCAACATCGTCGTGGAGACCACCCGTCTTAAGGAGCTGGCCCGCGGCGCCGACCTTTGCTTCACCGGCGAGGGCGGCATCGACTTCCAGACCGGTTTCGGCAAAACCCCCATGGGCACAGCCCAGGCCGTCAAGGAGTCCTCCCCCAGCTGCAAGGTCATCGCCTTGGCGGGCAGCGTGAGAGCAGGGACCGAAGAGCTCTACAAGCTGGGCATCGACGCCATCTTCAGCATCAGCCCCGGGGCCGTCAGCCTTGAGGATGCCATGGCTAAGGCCGCCGACAATCTCGCCGCAGTGGCCGAGAACATCGGCAGGCTCCTGGCCTGA
- a CDS encoding peptide deformylase produces the protein MFGRKAAFDADLNHRVESMLAKAGKEELLPIVQMGEPVLRQQAQPYQGQLAAKTLNRLLKAMRTTMLEAPGVGLAAPQVGLGLAIAVIEDHVRDDEDDPRQIQELPFRVIINPSYEPIGQEAASFYEGCLSLEGFQAVRRRWLDITASWEDRSGRKHRQRMHGWPARIFQHETDHLSGEVYIDKAEIRSLSSDDNLSEYWAYDPVPTEAARELGFTI, from the coding sequence ATGTTTGGCAGAAAGGCGGCCTTCGACGCCGATCTCAACCACCGGGTGGAATCCATGCTGGCCAAGGCCGGCAAAGAAGAGCTCTTGCCCATCGTGCAGATGGGCGAGCCCGTCCTGCGCCAGCAGGCCCAGCCCTACCAGGGTCAGCTGGCAGCCAAGACGCTGAACAGGCTGCTCAAGGCCATGCGCACCACCATGCTTGAGGCGCCGGGAGTGGGGCTGGCAGCACCTCAGGTGGGCCTGGGCCTGGCCATCGCCGTCATAGAGGACCATGTCCGCGACGACGAAGATGATCCGCGCCAGATCCAAGAACTGCCCTTCAGAGTCATCATCAACCCCTCCTATGAACCTATCGGGCAGGAGGCTGCATCCTTCTACGAGGGGTGCCTGTCCCTGGAAGGATTCCAGGCGGTTCGGCGGCGCTGGCTGGACATCACGGCCAGCTGGGAGGACCGTTCCGGGCGCAAGCACCGCCAGCGCATGCACGGCTGGCCTGCCCGCATCTTCCAGCATGAGACCGACCATCTATCGGGTGAGGTCTACATCGACAAGGCCGAGATTCGCAGCCTGTCCTCCGACGACAACCTGAGCGAGTACTGGGCCTACGACCCGGTCCCCACCGAGGCGGCGCGGGAGCTGGGCTTCACCATCTGA
- a CDS encoding 2,3-butanediol dehydrogenase — MKALMYYGKEDVRLEDVPEPELKPGTIKIHPAFTGICGSDVHLYYDGAVNGGGNSPDHPHPLTGETLPVVFGHEISGTVEAIADDVHTDMKVGDSVVVEAEIACGECPACKAGNYNDCDKLAGIGINGGGGGLSEHIVVPAEHVFPVGDIPLDQAAMIEPFAVAHHAIRAMDPQEGQTAVVGGAGPVGLLIGTILRAKGVRVIMSELSSARKEKALQSHSADIVVDPSKEDLAERVRRETGEAGADLAFDAAGAEPVDHQLLEALKATGGLMVVALHGKPITLNLTKELGFGEKFIRGTMGYANDHPDAIKLIHDRNIDLSTFITDRIKVEDIVDKGFRQLREDAENHVKIIVSM; from the coding sequence ATGAAAGCGTTGATGTACTACGGCAAGGAAGATGTGCGTCTGGAGGACGTGCCCGAGCCTGAGCTCAAACCCGGGACCATCAAGATCCACCCCGCCTTCACTGGCATTTGCGGTTCCGATGTCCATCTGTACTACGACGGAGCAGTCAACGGCGGAGGCAATTCGCCCGACCATCCACATCCCCTGACGGGCGAGACCCTGCCGGTGGTTTTCGGCCATGAGATCTCGGGTACCGTCGAGGCCATCGCCGACGACGTGCACACTGACATGAAGGTGGGCGACTCGGTGGTCGTCGAGGCCGAAATCGCCTGCGGCGAATGCCCAGCCTGCAAGGCCGGCAACTATAATGACTGCGACAAGCTGGCCGGCATCGGCATCAACGGAGGCGGCGGCGGACTCAGCGAGCACATCGTGGTTCCGGCAGAGCACGTCTTCCCCGTGGGCGACATCCCCCTGGACCAGGCTGCCATGATCGAGCCCTTCGCCGTGGCCCATCACGCCATCCGCGCCATGGATCCCCAAGAAGGACAGACCGCAGTGGTCGGCGGCGCCGGGCCAGTGGGATTGCTCATCGGCACCATCCTGCGGGCGAAGGGAGTCCGGGTGATCATGTCGGAGCTCTCCTCGGCTCGTAAGGAGAAGGCCTTGCAGTCCCATTCGGCCGACATTGTGGTCGATCCCAGCAAGGAGGACCTGGCGGAGCGGGTCCGCCGCGAGACCGGCGAAGCCGGGGCCGATCTGGCCTTCGATGCAGCTGGAGCCGAGCCGGTCGACCACCAGCTTTTGGAGGCCCTGAAGGCCACTGGCGGGCTCATGGTCGTAGCCCTGCATGGCAAGCCCATTACGCTGAACCTGACCAAAGAGCTGGGCTTCGGCGAGAAGTTCATCCGCGGTACCATGGGATACGCCAACGACCATCCTGACGCCATCAAGCTCATCCATGACCGGAACATCGACCTGTCCACCTTCATCACCGACCGGATCAAGGTCGAGGACATCGTGGACAAGGGGTTCCGCCAGCTGCGTGAGGACGCGGAAAACCACGTCAAGATCATCGTGAGCATGTAA
- a CDS encoding DUF4391 domain-containing protein, which produces MTIATYEGVSARSLGLPPTTAIPAAKGDLPIRAFTTRPPVSSRLRQHFSTSVDKIVMLALLRPGTIPVTDGAHCHEVLVMAIGLKTPDVPEDVLEHIAAMRSSGMVFITIHQGEEGLVCTPAVRRALPTKAGHETRHTLHLGRPRPVDQTSLTLVGDDMDQLWDSLCAQVTLDQTDGRDLDSRLAVRERIELLKAQEAKLTGDHSRAKTTQDRNTAFAKLQKVRAELKQLSADNQAAKAAGPSQA; this is translated from the coding sequence ATGACAATCGCAACTTACGAAGGCGTATCCGCGCGCTCCCTGGGCCTGCCGCCCACCACCGCCATTCCAGCAGCCAAGGGCGACCTGCCCATAAGAGCTTTTACCACGCGACCGCCCGTCTCTTCACGGCTGCGTCAGCACTTCTCCACAAGCGTCGACAAGATCGTCATGCTGGCCCTGCTGCGGCCCGGGACCATCCCTGTAACGGATGGCGCGCACTGCCATGAGGTGCTGGTCATGGCCATCGGGTTGAAGACCCCCGATGTGCCGGAGGATGTGCTGGAACACATCGCTGCCATGCGCTCCTCAGGCATGGTCTTTATCACCATTCACCAGGGTGAAGAGGGTCTCGTCTGCACACCGGCCGTCCGCCGAGCCCTGCCCACTAAAGCCGGTCATGAGACCAGGCACACGCTCCACCTGGGCAGGCCCCGTCCTGTCGATCAGACCAGTCTGACCCTGGTCGGCGACGATATGGACCAGCTCTGGGACAGCCTGTGCGCCCAGGTGACCCTGGACCAGACTGACGGCAGAGATCTGGACAGCCGACTCGCCGTCCGCGAGCGCATCGAACTGCTCAAGGCCCAGGAGGCCAAGCTGACAGGAGACCATAGCCGGGCCAAAACCACCCAGGACCGCAACACAGCCTTCGCCAAGCTCCAGAAGGTCCGCGCCGAGCTGAAGCAGCTTTCCGCCGATAACCAGGCAGCGAAAGCTGCAGGGCCGAGCCAGGCCTAG